In Phycisphaerales bacterium AB-hyl4, the genomic window GCATCGCCCGGTCGCGTGGCAGCGTGGTGAGGCCGAAGCCTGTGTGATGCGCCAGCGTCACCAGGTCGTCCACGTCTTCAAGTATGACCGGCCGAATCAGCAGCATGCACGTCGACTCCTGCTGATATTATCGGCGAATTCCAGGTGCAAAGTCGACATCCGCCAACGGTTATTGCCGCGATCCGTGTCGCCTGCGTGGTGATGCACGCTGATTGTCAGCGATCCAACCACGTTTCGCGAAGGGAAATGGTTGTGGCGGTGGGGTGCACATCGAAGTCCCAGACGTCACTGAGATATCCCGTAATCTGGTCATTCAGATACAAAAACAGCACCGGCGACTCGCTGGCGATCAGCCGCTGCACATCGCGATAGATGCTCGCGCGTTCGTCGCGATCGATCGTTCGTCGGCCACGCTCGAGCAGGTCGTCCAGCGTGCCGTTGGTGTAGCCCTGCTGGTTGTATTGACCGTCGGAATGGAAAATCGGATAGGTCCACTCGTCCGGATCGAACAGGCCCACCCAGCCGACCACGGTCATTTCGAAATCGCCATCACCGAGTCGGCTGAAGAAGGTGGCCCGCTCGATGCTGCGCACAGTGACGTTGATGTTCAGCGGCCGAAGCATGTTCGCGACCACTTCCGCAGCGCGAAGCTGTGACTGGTTTTCTGTGTTGACGATCATCTCCACGTCAAAGCCGTCGGCGTAATCGGTCTCGGACAGCAGTGCCCGCGCCTTCTCAAGGTCGGCCTGCTCGTACATGACCTCGTCGAGGTAAGCCCAGTGATCGGGCGGCAAATGGCCAGCGGTCAATGGCGTGGCGTAGCCGAAGCGGGCGGCGCGGTTGATGGCGTCGCGGTCGATCGCGTGCGCGATCGCCTGCCGTACGTGGGCGCTGGCCAGCGGGCCGCGCTCCGTGTTGATGCCCACATACTCCCAGAACGTGCCCGGCGTCGACTCGATCACCACATGTGCTTCGTCGATGATGCGCGCAAGCTGCTGCGTCGGCACGTCGAGCACCACATCAACCTCCCGGTTCGCCAGAGCGATCACCCGGCTGGGCTCTT contains:
- a CDS encoding ABC transporter substrate-binding protein → MKHHSPLLLLMFALLLSACGDGGVEHVEIEFDDTQREAQRPADPQTGGELTIAIQADGSTLDPHQAQDAGSRRLTENMYSTLMRLSREYPEIEPDLLAEYEQLDDGRRYRFRLREDAYFGVSGRNVTAEDVAYSLQRLIDLETGTALVGLASMDVVDTYTLEVHFEEPNAALLNYLALPTYAIVDREVVEANDGDLSRADAGSGPFRLVEWRRDDRLVLEADPNYYVDGLPRLARVVYRPIPEEPSRVIALANREVDVVLDVPTQQLARIIDEAHVVIESTPGTFWEYVGINTERGPLASAHVRQAIAHAIDRDAINRAARFGYATPLTAGHLPPDHWAYLDEVMYEQADLEKARALLSETDYADGFDVEMIVNTENQSQLRAAEVVANMLRPLNINVTVRSIERATFFSRLGDGDFEMTVVGWVGLFDPDEWTYPIFHSDGQYNQQGYTNGTLDDLLERGRRTIDRDERASIYRDVQRLIASESPVLFLYLNDQITGYLSDVWDFDVHPTATTISLRETWLDR